From a single Osmerus mordax isolate fOsmMor3 chromosome 6, fOsmMor3.pri, whole genome shotgun sequence genomic region:
- the fbl gene encoding rRNA 2'-O-methyltransferase fibrillarin — translation MRPGFSPRGDRGGRGGFRGRGGFGDRGGSRGGFGDRGGGGFGDRGGRGGFRGRGGGGGFRSPEGGFRGRGGGRGAPRGRGGRGGFRGGAKVTVEPHRHEGVFICRGKEDALVTRNMVIGDSVYGEKRINVEEGETKIEYRAWNPFRSKLAAAILGGVDQIHIKPGAKVMYLGAASGTTVSHVSDIVGPEGLVYAVEFSHRSGRDLLNVAKKRTNIIPIIEDARHPHKYRMLVGMVDVIFADVAQPDQTRIVALNAHNFLKNGGHFVISIKANCIDSTAAPEAVFAAEVKKMSSENMKPQEQLTLEPYERDHAVVVGIYRPPPKQKK, via the exons ATGAGACCAG GGTTCAGTCCGCGGGGTGACCGTGGCGGTCGAGGCGGCTTTAGGGGTAGAGGAGGGTTCGGAGACCGTGGAGGCAGCCGTGGCGGATTCGGAgacaggggtggtggaggattcGGAGACCGGGGTGGAAGAGGCGGATTCCGCGGCAGAGGTG GTGGTGGTGGCTTCAGGTCCCCCGAGGGTGGCTTCAGAGGCcgtggaggaggcagaggtgcaccaagaggaagaggaggtcgtGGTGGTTTCAGAGGGGGTGCCAAAGTCACAGTGGAGCCTCACAGACATGAAG GTGTGTTTATCTGCCGTGGTAAGGAGGATGCTCTGGTGACCAGGAATATGGTGATTGGCGACTCGGTTTATGGAGAGAAGAGGATCAATGTTGAG gaaggagagacgaAGATTGAGTACAGAGCATGGAACCCTTTCCGGTCTAAGCTAGCAGCTGCTATATTGGGGGGGGTGGACCAGATCCACATCAAGCCTGGGGCCAAGGTCATGTACCTGGGAGCTGCCTCAGGAACCACTGTGTCCCATGTGTCAGATATCGTTGGACCT GAAGGACTGGTGTATGCGGTGGAGTTTTCCCACCGGTCGGGTCGTGACCTGCTCAATGTTGCCAAGAAGAGAACCAACATTATTCCTATAATTGAAGATGCCCGTCACCCACACAAGTACCGCATGCTTGTTG GCATGGTGGATGTCATCTTTGCCGATGTTGCCCAGCCTGATCAGACCAGAATAGTCGCCCTCAATGCTCACAACTTCCTGAAAAACGGTGGACATTTTGTCATCTCCATCAAG GCCAACTGTATTGACTCAACTGCTGCCCCAGAGGCTGTGTTTGCTGCTGAGGTGAAAAAAATGAGCTCAGAAAACATGAAGCCCCAAGAGCAGCTCACTTTGGAACCATACGAGAGAGATCATGCCGTTGTTGTGGGCATCTACAG ACCACCCCCCAAGCAGAAGAAATGA